Proteins from one Cyprinus carpio isolate SPL01 unplaced genomic scaffold, ASM1834038v1 S000006795, whole genome shotgun sequence genomic window:
- the LOC109051726 gene encoding uncharacterized protein LOC109051726 isoform X2 → MNKQHSKMSGASAVDSDRVSVPVMEGDTVTLYSDVELNQTDRMIWLFGVNRIAVINKDQRKICEDDKCKERFKDRLKVNQTGSLTIMNTRTTDSGEYTLKITSRNIDNIFSVTVHDVSAAERDEMKRKSVKEGESVTLDPGVVKNPNYLMRWYFNDICIAVVNGNQSKVCTDEQWFERLELDHQTGSLTIMNTRITDSGDYKLKISSSRFNIIRSFTVNVSDVSDSGSSSAAAVVAVLLLLLLLVAAVIYYKRQAIMKCIRRKRSDPTDDAQDTSREQTETLMKTASNGTSHNKTEAADETQL, encoded by the exons ATGAACAAGCAGCATTCTAAAATGTCAG gtgCTTCTGCTGTTGATTCAGACAGAGTGTCAGTgccagtgatggagggagatacAGTGACATTATACTCTGATGTTGAATTGAACCAAACAGACAGAATGATATGGCTTTTTGGAGTCAATCGCATCGCTGTAATTAATAAAGATCAAAGAAAGATCTGTGAAGATGATAAATGTAAAGAGAGATTCAAAGACAGACTGAAGGtgaatcagactggatctctgaccatcatgaacaccagaaccacagactctggagaatatACACTAAAGATCACCAGCCGCAACATCGACAATATCTTTAGTGTTACTGTACATG atgtttctgctgctgaacgagatgaaatgaagagaaagtcagtgaaggagggagaatctgttacTTTAGATCCTGGTGTAGTAAAAAACCCCAATTATTTGATgagatggtattttaatgacatttgcaTTGCTGTTGTCAACGGAAATCAGAGTAAGGTCTGTACAGATGAACAGTGGTTTGAGAGACTggagctggatcatcagactggatctctgaccatcatgaacaccagaatcacagactctggagattataaaCTGAAGATCAGCAGCAGCAGATTCAACATTATTAGGAGCTTCACTGTTAATGTCTCTG ATGTTTCAGATTCAGGATCGTCTTCAGCTGCCGCTGTTGTtgctgttcttcttcttcttcttctgctcgtTGCTGCTGTGATTTACTATAAGCGCCAAGCAATAATGAAAT GCATCAGGAGGAAGCGCAGTGATCCG ACAGATGATGCTCAAGACACATCCCGTGAACAGACTGAAACTCTAATGAAGACGGCTTCTAATGGGACATCTCATAATAAGACTGAGGCTGCTGATGAGACACAACtgtaa
- the LOC109051726 gene encoding uncharacterized protein LOC109051726 isoform X1 — MAHFGSDILVSVKSAFFFSGKAMKTLLFSQTLGGVCLFFVCGASAVDSDRVSVPVMEGDTVTLYSDVELNQTDRMIWLFGVNRIAVINKDQRKICEDDKCKERFKDRLKVNQTGSLTIMNTRTTDSGEYTLKITSRNIDNIFSVTVHDVSAAERDEMKRKSVKEGESVTLDPGVVKNPNYLMRWYFNDICIAVVNGNQSKVCTDEQWFERLELDHQTGSLTIMNTRITDSGDYKLKISSSRFNIIRSFTVNVSDVSDSGSSSAAAVVAVLLLLLLLVAAVIYYKRQAIMKCIRRKRSDPTDDAQDTSREQTETLMKTASNGTSHNKTEAADETQL, encoded by the exons ATGGCCCACTTTGGGTCCGACATTTTGGTTTCTGTAAAATCTGCCTTCTTTTTCAGCGGAAAAGCGATGAAGACATTACTTTTTTCCCAAACGTTAGGAGGTGTATGCCTGTTCTTCGTGTGTG gtgCTTCTGCTGTTGATTCAGACAGAGTGTCAGTgccagtgatggagggagatacAGTGACATTATACTCTGATGTTGAATTGAACCAAACAGACAGAATGATATGGCTTTTTGGAGTCAATCGCATCGCTGTAATTAATAAAGATCAAAGAAAGATCTGTGAAGATGATAAATGTAAAGAGAGATTCAAAGACAGACTGAAGGtgaatcagactggatctctgaccatcatgaacaccagaaccacagactctggagaatatACACTAAAGATCACCAGCCGCAACATCGACAATATCTTTAGTGTTACTGTACATG atgtttctgctgctgaacgagatgaaatgaagagaaagtcagtgaaggagggagaatctgttacTTTAGATCCTGGTGTAGTAAAAAACCCCAATTATTTGATgagatggtattttaatgacatttgcaTTGCTGTTGTCAACGGAAATCAGAGTAAGGTCTGTACAGATGAACAGTGGTTTGAGAGACTggagctggatcatcagactggatctctgaccatcatgaacaccagaatcacagactctggagattataaaCTGAAGATCAGCAGCAGCAGATTCAACATTATTAGGAGCTTCACTGTTAATGTCTCTG ATGTTTCAGATTCAGGATCGTCTTCAGCTGCCGCTGTTGTtgctgttcttcttcttcttcttctgctcgtTGCTGCTGTGATTTACTATAAGCGCCAAGCAATAATGAAAT GCATCAGGAGGAAGCGCAGTGATCCG ACAGATGATGCTCAAGACACATCCCGTGAACAGACTGAAACTCTAATGAAGACGGCTTCTAATGGGACATCTCATAATAAGACTGAGGCTGCTGATGAGACACAACtgtaa